AACAGCTTCCGGAACGACTCCTCGTCCCACGCCGGACCGCCGTGCTCGGCGATCAGCTTGTCGGCCGCCGCGGTGGCGCAGTCGTCGAACAGGGCCTGGATCGAGCCGTGCGGGTTCGAGGACAGGGCCAGCTTCTGCTGGTTGGTCAGCTTGTCCGAGGCGAACTTCGCCGGGTTCACCGGGATGTTCAGCATGATCAGCTTCCGGGTGCCCCGCCACATCGCCAGCGCCTGCTCGGCCTCCGTGTCGAAGAGCCGCACGGCGACCGTCGCGCCCTCGTCCACGAGCGCCGGGTACGCCTTGACCGGCTGACCGCCCCGCTTGGTCTCGAAGACCCGCGTGAGCGTCCCGATCGTCCAGTCCGTGAGCCCCGTGCGCTCCAGGGAGGGCCCGGAGCCGTCCGGGCCCCCGGTGGCCGCCGCGGCGGCCTGCGAGAGGGCCTTGCGGGCCTTCGGGCGCAGCCGCAGGCGCAGCGTCTCCAGGTCCTTGTCCTCCGCGAGCTTCCTGCGGCGCTCGTCGACGATCCGGAACGTCACCTTGAGGTGCTCGGGCACCTTCGCCCAGTCGAAGTCGTCGGCCGTCACCGGGACGCCGACCATCCGCTGGAGCTCGCGGGCGAGCGCCCCCGCCAGCGGCTCCTGCACGGGCACGACCGCGTCGAGGAAGCGGGTCGCGAAGTTCGGCGCGGGCACGTAATGGCGGCGGATCGGCTTCGGCAGGGAGCGGATCAGCTCGGTGACGACCTCAGTGCGCAGACCCGGGATCTGCCACTCGAAACCGTCGTCCGTCACCTGGTTGAGGACCTGGAGCGGGACGTGGACGGTCACACCGTCGGCGTCCGCGCCGGGCTCGAACTGGTACGTCACCCGGAACTTCAGCGGACCCTGCCGCCAGGAGTCCGGGTAGTCGTCCTTGGTGACCCCGGCGGCCTTCTCGTTGATGAGCATCTCGCGCTCGAAGTCCAGGAACTCCGGCTCGTCGTGCCGCTTGTGCTTCCACCAGGAGTCGAAGTGGGCTCCGGACACGACGTGTTCGGGCACGCGCTTGTCGTAGAAGTCGAAGAGCGTCTCGTCGTCGACCAGGATGTCCCGGCGCCGCGCGCGGTGTTCCAGCTCCTCGACCTCGGTGAGGAGCTTGCGATTGTCCGCGAAGAACTTGTGGTGGGTGCGCCAGTCGCCCTCGACGAGCGCGTTCCTGATGAACAGGTCGCGGGAGACATCGGGGTCGATCCGGCCGTAGTTGACCTTGCGGTCGGCGATGATCGGGACGCCGTACAGCGTCACCTTCTCGAAGGCCATCACGGCCGCCTGGTCCTTCTCCCAGTGCGGCTCGCTGTACGTCTTCTTCACCAGGTGCTGCGCGAGCGGCTCGATCCACTCGGGCTCCACGCGCGCGTTGACCCGGGCCCAGAGGCGCGAGGTCTCCACCAGCTCGGCGGACATGACGAAGCGCGGGGGCTTCTTGAAGAGCGCGGAACCGGGGAAGATCGCGAACTTGGCGCTGCGGGCGCCCAGGTAGTCGTTCTTCCCGGTGCTCCTCCCGTTCTCACCCCCGGCGTCCTTCACGTCCTTCATGCCGATGTGGCTGAGGAGCCCCGCGAGGAGCGAGACGTGGACGGACTGCTCCGGCGCGTCCTCTTCGTTCACATGGATGCCCAGCTGCTTCGCGACCGTCCGCAGCTGCGCGTAGATGTCCTGCCACTCGCGGATGCGCAGGAAGTTCAGGTACTCCTGCTTGCACATCCGGCGGAAGGAGCTGGAGCCGCGCTCCTTCTGCTGCTCGCGGACGTACCGCCACAGGTTGAGGAAGGCGAGGAAGTCGCTGGTCTCGTCCTTGAACCGGGCGTGCTGCTGGTCGGCCTGCGCCTGCTTCTCCGCCGGCCGCTCGCGCGGGTCCTGGATGGAGAGGGCGGCCGCGATCACCATGACCTCGCGGACACAGCCGTTCTTGTCGGCCTCCAGGACCATCCGGGCGAGCCGCGGGTCGACGGGCAGCTGGGCGAGCTTCCGGCCCTGCTGCGTGAGCCGCTTCTTCGGGTCCTTCTCCGTGGGGTCGATCGCGCCCAGCTCATGGAGGAGCTGCACGCCGTCGCGGATGTTGCGGTGGTCCGGCGGGTCGATGAAGGGGAACTTCTCGATGTCGCCGAGACCGGCCGCGGTCA
This sequence is a window from Streptomyces sp. NBC_00691. Protein-coding genes within it:
- the hrpA gene encoding ATP-dependent RNA helicase HrpA gives rise to the protein MSTSFAALQSVLAEVSLRDSHRLGRRLEGARRIRKPEARAAVLDEIAVEAAKAKERVDGRASRVPAITYPEQLPVSQKKDEILEAIRDHQVVIVAGETGSGKTTQIPKICLELGRGVRGMIGHTQPRRIAARTVAERVAEELRTPLGEAVGWKVRFTDQVNPDATFVKLMTDGILLAEIQTDRELRAYDTIIIDEAHERSLNIDFLLGYLAQLLPKRPDLKVVITSATIDPERFSRHFGEAPIVEVSGRTFPVEVRYRPLLEEDSEESDRDQITAICEAVDELQSEGPGDVLVFLSGEREIRDTADALLKRQLRNTEVLPLYARLSHAEQHRVFQAHSGRRIVLATNVAETSLTVPGIKYVIDPGTARISRYSHRTKVQRLPIEPVSQASANQRKGRCGRTSDGICIRLYSEDDFVSRPEFTDAEILRTNLASVILQMTAAGLGDIEKFPFIDPPDHRNIRDGVQLLHELGAIDPTEKDPKKRLTQQGRKLAQLPVDPRLARMVLEADKNGCVREVMVIAAALSIQDPRERPAEKQAQADQQHARFKDETSDFLAFLNLWRYVREQQKERGSSSFRRMCKQEYLNFLRIREWQDIYAQLRTVAKQLGIHVNEEDAPEQSVHVSLLAGLLSHIGMKDVKDAGGENGRSTGKNDYLGARSAKFAIFPGSALFKKPPRFVMSAELVETSRLWARVNARVEPEWIEPLAQHLVKKTYSEPHWEKDQAAVMAFEKVTLYGVPIIADRKVNYGRIDPDVSRDLFIRNALVEGDWRTHHKFFADNRKLLTEVEELEHRARRRDILVDDETLFDFYDKRVPEHVVSGAHFDSWWKHKRHDEPEFLDFEREMLINEKAAGVTKDDYPDSWRQGPLKFRVTYQFEPGADADGVTVHVPLQVLNQVTDDGFEWQIPGLRTEVVTELIRSLPKPIRRHYVPAPNFATRFLDAVVPVQEPLAGALARELQRMVGVPVTADDFDWAKVPEHLKVTFRIVDERRRKLAEDKDLETLRLRLRPKARKALSQAAAAATGGPDGSGPSLERTGLTDWTIGTLTRVFETKRGGQPVKAYPALVDEGATVAVRLFDTEAEQALAMWRGTRKLIMLNIPVNPAKFASDKLTNQQKLALSSNPHGSIQALFDDCATAAADKLIAEHGGPAWDEESFRKLFDKVRADLVDTTVRTVGQVQQILAAWQACERRLKSTNSLALINNLTDVKTQLAWLMPAGFVTRTGLKRLPDLMRYLVAVDRRLQQMPTGVQRDTTRTEKVQEMLDEYAWLLEQLPKGRPVPSEVTDIRWMIEELRVSYFAHALGTAYPISDKRIVKAIDAAAP